A window of Armatimonadota bacterium contains these coding sequences:
- the glyQ gene encoding glycine--tRNA ligase subunit alpha, which produces MLFQQMILALDHYWSEHGCVLQQPYDVEVGAGTKHPATFLRVLGPEPWNTAYVQYSRRPADARYGENPNRLGHYYQYQVILKPSPDDVQEIYLRSLEALGIDLRAHDVRFVEDDWEDASLGAWGLGWEVWLDGMEITQFTYFQQCGGLDCRPVAAEITYGLERLCMYLQRRASVYDLEWAPGVTYGEVRRQEEVEFSRYGFEVADVSRLRTLFETYEQEAQTALETGLVLPAYDYVLKCSHVFNLLDARGAVGVNERAALLARNRRLARRVAEQYLKSREELGFPLLGKEH; this is translated from the coding sequence ATGCTGTTCCAACAGATGATCCTCGCCCTCGACCACTACTGGTCGGAGCACGGTTGCGTACTGCAGCAGCCGTACGACGTGGAAGTCGGCGCGGGCACGAAGCACCCGGCTACGTTTCTGCGCGTGTTGGGCCCGGAGCCGTGGAACACCGCCTACGTCCAGTACTCGCGGCGACCGGCCGACGCGAGGTACGGTGAGAATCCCAACCGGCTGGGCCACTACTACCAATACCAGGTGATCCTCAAGCCCTCGCCCGACGACGTGCAGGAGATCTACCTGCGCAGCCTGGAGGCGTTGGGGATCGATCTGCGCGCGCACGACGTGCGCTTCGTGGAAGACGACTGGGAGGACGCGAGCCTCGGTGCGTGGGGCCTGGGGTGGGAGGTCTGGCTGGACGGCATGGAGATCACGCAGTTCACCTACTTCCAGCAGTGCGGCGGGCTGGACTGCCGCCCCGTGGCCGCCGAGATCACGTACGGCCTGGAACGGCTGTGCATGTATCTGCAGCGCCGCGCCAGCGTCTACGACCTGGAGTGGGCGCCCGGCGTCACCTACGGCGAGGTGCGCCGCCAGGAGGAGGTCGAGTTCTCTCGGTACGGATTCGAGGTCGCCGACGTCTCGCGGCTGCGGACGCTGTTCGAGACCTACGAGCAGGAGGCGCAGACGGCGCTGGAGACGGGGCTGGTGCTGCCGGCCTACGACTACGTGCTGAAGTGCTCACACGTCTTCAACCTCCTGGATGCGCGCGGCGCGGTCGGGGTGAACGAGCGCGCCGCCCTGCTGGCGCGCAACCGAAGGCTGGCACGCCGGGTGGCCGAACAGTACCTGAAAAGCCGCGAAGAACTCGGATTCCCGCTGCTTGGCAAGGAGCACTGA
- the glyS gene encoding glycine--tRNA ligase subunit beta, producing MPDLLFEIGTEEMPARFVSPASRQLQEAIADLLAAEQLPAASLRTWATPRRLAVLAAGIPARQAETEREVRGPAARAAYGEDGKPTRAAEGFARSVGVAVEMLERRRGEGGEYVFARVRIPGRPAAEVLADRLPAVVTRLAFPKTMRWGALDLRFGRPIRWIAVLLDDEVVPFEVAGVYSGRSTRGHRTLSPGPHVLERADAYEATLERHFVIGDADRRAERIRRQAVSLAAQVGGQAEVTASLLEEVTFLVEYPTAFLGRFDPSHLSLPPEILVTVMRHHQRYFPVRGSDGGLLAYFVAVRDGDEFAIDTVREGNEWVLGARLTDARFFYDEDRRQRLEDRLGRLAEVVFHRDLGSMLQKTERVVALAGWLADRVGLDTESRRHLLRAAHLCKADLGTHVVAEFPELQGIVGGIYARLDGEPEPVARAIAEHYRPRGADDKLPQDLLAALLGLADRADTLAGLLSAGHAPSGSADPHGLRRAASGLLDILERWRLRLSIYELLRRALSGYPEGERSAAAVEDFVRDRLVGWLRERGYPHDTVEAVLADGVAGNDDPVEVASRAAALERFRTSPAFPRAYEAFDRSSRILGPESPRPGGPLRAEHPAERALRETIQTVAPAVQALVAEGRHDEALAELARFCQPVAALFDAVLINDPDPEVRAARHALLAEVVRSFRLVADFGRLVVPGTGATREAGAAGGTQ from the coding sequence GTGCCCGACCTGCTGTTCGAAATCGGAACCGAAGAGATGCCAGCGCGCTTCGTGAGTCCTGCTTCCCGTCAGCTGCAGGAAGCGATCGCGGATCTGTTGGCGGCCGAGCAGTTGCCGGCGGCCTCGCTGCGGACGTGGGCCACGCCGCGGCGGCTGGCCGTGCTCGCGGCCGGGATCCCCGCCCGGCAGGCCGAAACCGAGCGCGAGGTGCGGGGCCCGGCGGCCAGAGCGGCATACGGAGAGGACGGGAAGCCGACGCGAGCGGCCGAGGGCTTCGCCCGCTCCGTGGGGGTCGCGGTGGAGATGCTCGAGCGCCGGCGCGGCGAGGGAGGAGAGTACGTCTTCGCGCGCGTCCGGATACCGGGTAGGCCGGCGGCGGAGGTCCTGGCGGATCGGCTCCCCGCAGTCGTCACCCGTCTGGCCTTCCCGAAGACGATGCGCTGGGGTGCGCTTGACCTGCGCTTTGGGCGGCCGATCCGCTGGATCGCGGTGCTGCTGGACGACGAGGTAGTGCCGTTCGAGGTCGCCGGGGTGTACAGCGGCAGGAGCACGCGGGGACACCGCACGCTCAGTCCCGGTCCCCACGTACTGGAGCGCGCCGATGCGTACGAAGCCACCTTGGAGCGCCACTTCGTCATCGGTGACGCGGACCGTCGCGCCGAGCGCATCCGTCGCCAAGCGGTATCCCTCGCGGCGCAGGTGGGCGGGCAGGCCGAGGTAACCGCCTCCTTGTTGGAGGAAGTGACATTCCTGGTGGAGTACCCGACCGCGTTTCTGGGACGCTTCGACCCGTCGCATCTGTCCCTGCCGCCGGAGATCCTCGTGACGGTGATGCGACACCACCAGCGGTACTTTCCCGTGCGGGGCAGCGACGGCGGCCTTCTGGCGTACTTCGTCGCGGTGCGCGACGGCGACGAATTCGCGATCGATACAGTGCGCGAGGGGAACGAGTGGGTGTTGGGGGCGCGGCTGACCGACGCCCGGTTCTTCTACGACGAGGACCGCAGGCAGCGGCTTGAAGACCGCCTGGGCAGGCTCGCCGAGGTCGTGTTCCACCGGGACCTGGGCTCGATGCTCCAGAAGACCGAGCGCGTGGTCGCGCTGGCGGGCTGGCTGGCCGACCGCGTCGGCCTCGACACCGAGAGCCGACGACACCTGCTGCGCGCGGCGCACCTGTGCAAGGCGGATCTCGGCACGCACGTCGTCGCGGAGTTCCCGGAGCTGCAGGGCATCGTCGGAGGGATCTACGCACGGCTGGACGGCGAGCCGGAGCCGGTGGCGAGGGCGATCGCCGAACACTATCGTCCGCGCGGAGCCGACGACAAACTGCCCCAGGACCTGTTGGCGGCGCTGCTCGGCCTGGCCGACCGGGCCGACACTCTGGCGGGGTTGTTGAGCGCCGGCCACGCACCCAGCGGCTCCGCCGATCCCCACGGGTTGCGCCGTGCGGCGTCCGGGCTGCTGGACATCCTGGAGCGCTGGCGCCTGCGACTCTCGATCTACGAGTTGCTCCGCCGGGCGCTGTCGGGCTACCCGGAGGGGGAGCGATCCGCCGCCGCAGTCGAAGACTTCGTGCGGGACCGGCTGGTCGGCTGGCTGCGCGAGCGCGGGTACCCGCACGACACCGTTGAAGCCGTGCTGGCCGACGGGGTCGCGGGGAACGACGACCCGGTCGAGGTCGCCTCACGCGCCGCGGCGCTGGAACGGTTTCGCACCAGTCCCGCCTTCCCGCGCGCGTACGAGGCGTTCGACCGATCCAGCCGCATCCTGGGCCCCGAGTCCCCCCGGCCGGGAGGTCCGCTGCGGGCCGAGCACCCGGCGGAGCGGGCGCTGCGCGAGACGATCCAGACCGTCGCACCCGCGGTGCAGGCCCTCGTTGCGGAAGGCCGACACGACGAGGCGCTGGCCGAGCTGGCGCGCTTTTGCCAGCCCGTAGCGGCGCTGTTCGATGCGGTGCTGATCAACGATCCGGATCCCGAGGTGCGCGCCGCCCGCCATGCGCTGCTGGCAGAAGTCGTACGCAGCTTCCGCCTGGTGGCCGACTTCGGCCGGCTCGTCGTCCCCGGTACGGGGGCCACGAGGGAAGCGGGCGCGGCGGGGGGAACACAGTGA
- a CDS encoding deoxyguanosinetriphosphate triphosphohydrolase: MADLRRIRQRTEEWEARALSPRAALASRSRGRERPEPEDDLRTCFQRDRDRVIHSKAFRRLKHKTQVFLSPEGDHYRTRLTHTLEISQIARTIARALRLNEDLTEAIVLAHDLGHPPFGHAGEAALDAAMAPYGGFRHYEQSLRVVQLLEPHRRSDGTVEWGLNLTWEVRDGIGSHSKGRADIGPDDEGLPQTLEGQVARVADRIAYVHHDMDDAIRGGLVDEDEIPRGVRDVLGATRGRWVDTLVRDVVACSEDAPQIQMSDPVREALNALKEFLFERVYLNPQAKSEEPRAQRLVRMLFDYLVAHPEEISPEYRRWIKHGEAIPRVVCDFLAGMTDRYAVRMGETLFLPRSWQL; this comes from the coding sequence GTGGCGGACCTGCGGCGGATTCGACAGCGTACGGAGGAGTGGGAGGCGCGCGCCCTCTCGCCCCGGGCCGCGCTGGCTTCGCGGTCGCGCGGCCGCGAGCGGCCAGAGCCCGAAGACGACCTGCGTACCTGCTTCCAGCGCGACCGGGACCGCGTGATCCACAGCAAGGCGTTCCGGCGTCTGAAGCACAAGACGCAGGTCTTCCTGTCGCCGGAGGGAGATCACTACCGCACGCGGCTGACGCACACGCTGGAGATCAGCCAGATCGCGCGGACAATCGCGCGGGCTCTCAGGCTCAACGAGGATCTGACCGAAGCGATCGTGCTCGCGCACGACCTGGGACACCCCCCGTTCGGCCACGCCGGCGAGGCGGCCCTGGACGCGGCGATGGCCCCGTACGGCGGATTCCGGCACTACGAGCAGAGCCTGCGCGTGGTTCAGCTGCTGGAACCGCACCGGCGTTCGGACGGGACGGTGGAGTGGGGGCTGAATCTGACCTGGGAAGTCCGCGACGGCATTGGCAGCCACAGCAAGGGTCGGGCCGACATCGGGCCGGACGACGAGGGGCTGCCGCAGACGCTGGAAGGTCAGGTCGCGCGGGTGGCCGACCGCATCGCCTACGTGCACCACGACATGGACGACGCCATACGCGGCGGGTTGGTGGACGAAGACGAGATCCCGCGCGGCGTGCGCGACGTGCTGGGAGCCACCCGTGGGCGCTGGGTGGACACGCTGGTCCGGGACGTGGTCGCCTGCAGCGAGGACGCCCCCCAGATCCAAATGAGCGACCCCGTGCGGGAAGCCCTCAATGCACTCAAGGAGTTCCTGTTCGAGCGGGTGTATCTGAATCCGCAGGCCAAAAGCGAAGAGCCGCGCGCGCAGCGCCTGGTGCGCATGCTGTTCGATTACCTGGTGGCGCACCCCGAGGAGATCTCGCCGGAATACCGGCGGTGGATCAAGCACGGCGAGGCGATCCCGCGCGTCGTCTGCGACTTCCTCGCCGGGATGACGGACCGGTACGCTGTCCGGATGGGAGAGACCCTGTTTCTGCCGAGAAGCTGGCAACTGTGA
- a CDS encoding sodium-translocating pyrophosphatase, whose protein sequence is MDTMVWAPVAGAIGLVYAGYLAVSVSRRDPGTDQMRALMGAIQEGAMAFLAREYRAIAVFVLVLFVILAAPGLVPQITWQTAVAFLFGAGCSILAGYFGMQIATRANARTASAARDGVDRAMAVAFPGGAVMGMTVVGLGLLGVGLLYLWLRDPNEVIGFSLGASSVALFARVGGGIYTKGADVGADLVGKVEAGIPEDDPRNPAVIADAVGDNVGDVAGMGADLFESYVGSVIAGLAIGLAQHGERGVLLALSLAAVGIVASLLGTFFVRAGRGRHPQAALRAGTFASALFMAAGSWVVVQTLFGQIGAFWAVVLGLAAGVVIGLVAEYYTSGREVQRLAESARTGPATVIIAGTAQGMLSTVVPLVVIALATIFAFRLADFFGIALAAIGMLSITGMTVSVDAYGPIADNSAGIAEMAGLGSEVRRVADQLDAAGNTTAAIAKGFAIGSAALTALALFFFYRQAVALEAINIMDPDVIAGLFIGGIVPFLFAALAMRAVGRTAEVMVAEVRRQFREIPGIMEGSARPDYARCVGIATSGALREMIAPGLSAVAIPLLVGFTLGKESLGGLLAGAIVTGVPLALYLANAGGAWDNAKKHIEEGHLGGKSSDAHKAAVIGDTVGDPYKDTAGPSLNILIKLMTVVALVFAPLFR, encoded by the coding sequence CTGGACACGATGGTTTGGGCACCGGTGGCGGGCGCGATCGGGTTGGTGTACGCGGGGTATCTGGCGGTGTCGGTTTCCCGGCGGGATCCCGGCACCGATCAGATGCGCGCGTTGATGGGTGCGATCCAAGAAGGTGCCATGGCATTTCTGGCGCGCGAGTACCGGGCGATCGCGGTCTTCGTGCTGGTCCTGTTCGTCATCCTCGCCGCGCCGGGCCTGGTGCCGCAGATCACCTGGCAGACGGCGGTCGCGTTCCTGTTCGGCGCCGGATGCTCGATCCTCGCTGGCTACTTCGGGATGCAGATCGCCACGCGGGCCAACGCCCGGACGGCCAGCGCGGCGCGGGACGGGGTGGACCGCGCGATGGCGGTGGCGTTCCCGGGCGGCGCGGTGATGGGCATGACCGTCGTCGGGTTGGGCCTGCTGGGCGTGGGTCTGCTCTATCTGTGGCTGCGCGACCCCAACGAGGTCATCGGTTTCTCATTGGGGGCGTCTTCGGTGGCCTTGTTCGCGCGCGTCGGAGGCGGGATCTACACAAAGGGTGCGGATGTCGGCGCCGACCTGGTCGGCAAGGTGGAGGCGGGGATCCCCGAGGACGACCCCCGCAACCCTGCGGTGATCGCCGACGCGGTGGGCGACAACGTCGGTGATGTGGCGGGCATGGGGGCCGACCTGTTCGAATCCTACGTCGGATCGGTCATCGCCGGCCTGGCCATCGGTCTGGCGCAGCACGGGGAGCGGGGTGTGCTGCTGGCCTTGAGCCTGGCCGCCGTGGGCATCGTCGCGTCGTTGCTGGGAACGTTCTTCGTCCGCGCCGGACGTGGCCGGCACCCGCAGGCGGCGCTGCGTGCGGGGACGTTCGCCTCGGCCCTGTTCATGGCCGCCGGCTCGTGGGTCGTCGTGCAGACCCTGTTCGGACAGATCGGGGCGTTCTGGGCCGTCGTCTTGGGACTTGCGGCCGGGGTCGTCATCGGGCTCGTCGCCGAGTACTACACGTCCGGACGCGAGGTCCAACGCCTGGCGGAGTCGGCGCGCACCGGCCCCGCGACCGTGATCATCGCCGGGACCGCGCAGGGAATGCTGAGCACGGTGGTCCCGCTTGTCGTGATCGCGCTGGCCACGATCTTCGCGTTTCGTCTGGCCGACTTCTTCGGGATCGCGCTGGCCGCCATCGGCATGCTGTCGATCACCGGCATGACGGTATCGGTGGACGCCTACGGTCCGATCGCCGACAACTCCGCCGGCATCGCGGAGATGGCCGGGCTGGGGTCGGAGGTGCGCCGGGTCGCCGACCAGCTGGATGCCGCCGGCAACACCACCGCGGCGATCGCCAAGGGGTTTGCGATCGGGTCGGCGGCTCTGACCGCACTGGCGCTGTTCTTCTTCTACCGCCAGGCGGTGGCGCTGGAGGCGATCAACATCATGGATCCTGACGTCATCGCCGGGCTGTTCATCGGCGGGATCGTGCCGTTCTTGTTCGCCGCCCTGGCGATGCGCGCGGTCGGCCGCACGGCCGAGGTCATGGTGGCCGAGGTGCGGCGGCAGTTCCGGGAGATCCCGGGGATCATGGAGGGCAGCGCGAGGCCCGACTATGCGCGGTGTGTGGGGATCGCCACCTCCGGAGCGCTGCGCGAGATGATCGCCCCCGGCCTCAGCGCCGTCGCCATCCCTCTGCTGGTGGGCTTCACGCTCGGCAAGGAATCGCTGGGCGGGTTGCTGGCGGGCGCCATCGTCACGGGCGTGCCGCTGGCGCTGTACCTGGCGAATGCCGGCGGCGCGTGGGACAATGCCAAAAAGCACATCGAGGAAGGACACCTAGGAGGCAAGAGTTCCGACGCGCACAAGGCCGCCGTCATCGGCGACACCGTCGGCGACCCGTACAAGGACACCGCCGGCCCGTCGCTCAACATCCTGATCAAGTTGATGACGGTCGTCGCCTTGGTGTTCGCGCCCCTGTTCCGCTGA
- the dnaG gene encoding DNA primase gives MTDAIREQIRSRTDIVELASAHVTLRKRGRRYVGLCPFHSEKTPSFTVDRERGLFYCFGCHAGGDVYDFVMRIQNVSFTEAARELARRAGVAIEAAGDDSRRRSEWETLYRALDGAARFFEGNLAHPETGREARSYLESRGVDGATRERFRLGYAPDAWDHLLRHLVAGGHTAATLERVGLVHPRPGGEGHYDAFRHRLIFPILDLQDRVVAFGGRVLRPDDQPKYLNSRDSPVFHKGRTLYGLGWAREAIRSQGRAVVVEGYMDAISCHQHGVTEAVATLGTALTADQAALLRRFTSLVILVYDSDEAGRRAAERALPLFEDAGVEVRAVLLPDGLDPDAFLRARGRDAFRRALDGALPLFPFALQQAMARHRSDTTEGKVRIIDEVLPLIASVRHDVARSEHIAQLTQRLAVPEEAVRARLRALRRAPAGPERTPDPVRAWAERGNARAVAERHILTLMLEDEQARLRLVGALGEADFSDPIHREIFSRLSGTDTEIHRIRRDLPEPAREVLNRLIFGERPAVLDVEGCIARIRAEQRKERRAALVAAIEEAQRRGDSDRVREIQQELQRLSAAPTESTARTG, from the coding sequence GTGACCGACGCGATCCGCGAGCAGATCCGCAGCCGGACGGACATCGTCGAGCTGGCCTCCGCCCACGTGACGCTGCGAAAGCGCGGCAGGCGTTACGTGGGCTTGTGCCCATTCCACAGCGAGAAGACCCCCAGCTTCACGGTCGACCGCGAGCGCGGCCTGTTCTATTGCTTTGGCTGCCACGCCGGGGGCGATGTCTATGACTTCGTGATGCGCATCCAGAACGTCTCGTTCACCGAGGCGGCCCGTGAACTCGCGCGTCGCGCCGGCGTGGCGATCGAGGCCGCTGGGGACGACAGCCGCCGCCGCAGCGAGTGGGAGACGCTGTATCGGGCGCTGGACGGCGCAGCGCGCTTCTTCGAGGGCAACCTGGCACATCCCGAGACCGGTCGCGAGGCCCGCAGTTACCTCGAATCGCGGGGCGTGGACGGGGCAACGCGCGAGCGCTTCCGCCTGGGGTACGCGCCTGATGCCTGGGACCACCTGCTGCGGCACCTCGTCGCGGGAGGACACACCGCCGCCACGCTGGAGAGAGTCGGGCTGGTCCACCCGCGGCCGGGCGGAGAGGGTCACTACGACGCGTTCCGCCACCGCCTGATCTTCCCAATCCTCGATCTCCAAGACCGCGTCGTGGCCTTCGGGGGTCGGGTTCTGCGGCCCGACGATCAACCCAAATACCTGAACTCGCGCGACAGCCCCGTCTTCCACAAAGGAAGGACGTTGTACGGGCTCGGCTGGGCCCGCGAGGCGATCCGGTCCCAGGGGCGCGCGGTCGTCGTCGAAGGTTACATGGACGCGATCTCCTGCCACCAGCACGGCGTCACAGAGGCCGTCGCCACGCTGGGCACCGCGCTCACGGCTGACCAGGCGGCCCTGTTGCGCCGGTTCACGTCGCTGGTGATCCTGGTCTACGACTCCGACGAGGCAGGCCGCAGGGCCGCGGAACGTGCCTTGCCCCTGTTCGAGGACGCCGGGGTCGAAGTCCGAGCCGTCCTCCTGCCCGACGGGCTGGATCCCGACGCGTTCCTGCGAGCCCGGGGCCGCGATGCGTTCCGCCGTGCCCTGGATGGGGCGCTGCCGTTGTTCCCGTTCGCCCTGCAGCAGGCGATGGCGCGCCATCGGTCTGACACCACGGAAGGAAAGGTACGCATCATCGACGAAGTCCTGCCTCTGATCGCCAGCGTACGCCACGACGTCGCCCGGTCCGAGCACATCGCCCAGCTGACGCAGCGGCTCGCCGTGCCGGAGGAGGCCGTCCGGGCGCGTCTGCGCGCCCTTCGGCGGGCTCCGGCGGGGCCGGAGCGCACACCGGATCCCGTGCGGGCGTGGGCAGAACGGGGAAACGCGCGGGCGGTTGCAGAGCGGCACATCCTGACGCTGATGTTAGAGGATGAGCAGGCGCGGTTGCGCCTGGTCGGGGCGTTGGGCGAGGCGGATTTCAGCGACCCGATCCACCGGGAGATCTTCAGCAGGCTTTCGGGGACCGATACCGAAATCCATCGGATCCGCAGGGATCTGCCCGAGCCGGCGCGGGAGGTGCTGAACCGGCTGATCTTCGGAGAGCGTCCGGCGGTTCTGGACGTCGAGGGCTGCATCGCGCGCATCCGCGCCGAGCAGCGGAAGGAACGGCGAGCCGCGCTCGTTGCCGCAATTGAGGAGGCCCAGCGCCGCGGAGACTCGGACCGCGTGCGTGAGATCCAGCAGGAGCTGCAGCGGCTTAGTGCCGCGCCAACCGAGAGCACGGCGAGGACCGGCTGA
- the rpoD gene encoding RNA polymerase sigma factor RpoD, with the protein MASRKKAVVDVRPLSDDLSPELRELIELGRKKGHLLYDEIVKAIPAVENNTEESERVFNVLQEMDIAVKDKEDDEDEEQAKAAEIEPLEGVSIDDPVRMYLKEIGRVPLLTAAQEVELAKRMERGDEEAKRKLIEANLRLVVAIAKKYVGRGMLFLDLIQEGNLGLIRAVEKFDWRKGFKFSTYATWWIRQAITRALADQARTIRVPVHMVETINKLTRIARQLLQQKGREPTPEEIGEEMKLPTERVREIMKIAQEPISLETPIGEEEDSHLGDFIEDADALAPAEAASFTMLKEQLEGVLDTLTARERNVLRLRFGLDDGRPRTLEEVGREFGVTRERIRQIEAKALRKLRHPSRSKRLKDFIE; encoded by the coding sequence ATGGCGAGTCGGAAGAAAGCCGTCGTGGACGTCAGGCCGCTGAGCGACGACCTGTCGCCGGAGTTGCGGGAGCTCATCGAGCTCGGCCGCAAGAAGGGCCATCTGCTCTATGACGAGATCGTCAAGGCGATCCCGGCCGTGGAGAACAACACCGAGGAGTCGGAGCGCGTCTTCAACGTCCTCCAGGAGATGGACATCGCGGTGAAGGACAAGGAGGACGACGAGGACGAGGAGCAGGCCAAGGCCGCGGAGATCGAGCCGCTCGAAGGCGTCTCCATCGACGACCCGGTCCGGATGTACCTCAAGGAGATCGGCCGCGTCCCGCTGCTCACCGCGGCGCAGGAGGTGGAACTCGCCAAGCGCATGGAGCGCGGCGACGAGGAGGCCAAGCGCAAGCTCATCGAAGCCAACCTGCGCCTGGTGGTCGCGATCGCCAAGAAGTACGTCGGCAGGGGAATGCTGTTTCTCGACTTGATCCAGGAGGGCAACCTGGGGCTGATACGGGCGGTGGAGAAGTTCGACTGGCGCAAGGGCTTCAAGTTCAGCACCTACGCCACGTGGTGGATCCGCCAGGCGATCACGCGCGCGCTCGCGGATCAGGCGCGGACGATCCGCGTCCCCGTACACATGGTGGAGACCATCAACAAACTCACGCGGATCGCCCGTCAGCTCCTGCAGCAGAAAGGGCGGGAGCCCACGCCGGAAGAGATCGGGGAGGAGATGAAGCTGCCCACCGAGCGGGTCCGGGAGATCATGAAGATTGCGCAGGAGCCGATCTCGCTGGAGACGCCGATCGGCGAGGAGGAAGACAGCCACCTCGGCGACTTCATCGAGGACGCCGACGCGCTGGCGCCCGCCGAAGCGGCGTCGTTCACGATGCTCAAAGAGCAGCTGGAGGGCGTCTTGGACACGCTGACCGCGCGCGAGCGCAACGTGCTGCGGCTGCGCTTCGGGCTGGACGACGGCCGTCCGCGCACGCTGGAGGAGGTCGGTCGGGAGTTCGGCGTCACGCGCGAGCGCATCCGTCAGATCGAGGCGAAGGCGTTGCGCAAGCTGCGCCACCCCTCCCGCAGCAAGCGGCTGAAGGACTTCATCGAGTAG
- the ahcY gene encoding adenosylhomocysteinase: MHHDVKDLGLAPRGRQRIEWADHEMRVLRTIRQRFEREAPLRGLRIAACLHVTTETANLMRTLAAGGAEVALCASNPLSTQDDVAAALVGHYGIPVFAVRGEDRDTYYDHIQRALEIRPHVTMDDGADLVSTLHARRTDLLEGVVGGTEETTTGVVRLRAMARDGVLRYPIVAVNDAKTKHWFDNRYGTGQSTIDGLLRATNLLLAGRRLVVCGYGSCGRGVASRARGMGAHVIVTEISPLAALEAVMEGFPVMPMSEAARVGEIFVTVTGNRDVLRREHFELMRDGAVLANAGHFNVEIDIPALEAISRSRRAVREHVEEFTLPDGRRLYLLAEGRLLNLAAAEGHPAAVMDMSFANQALCVEWLAQEGRNLERRVYPVPEEIDRRVASLKLEAMGIRIDDLTPDQRRYLESWEEGT, translated from the coding sequence GTGCACCACGACGTCAAGGATCTCGGTCTGGCACCCCGCGGCCGGCAGCGCATCGAGTGGGCGGACCACGAGATGAGGGTGCTCCGCACGATCCGGCAGCGTTTCGAGCGCGAGGCGCCGCTGCGCGGGCTGCGGATCGCAGCCTGCCTGCACGTCACGACGGAGACGGCCAACCTGATGCGGACGCTGGCCGCCGGCGGGGCGGAGGTGGCGCTGTGCGCCAGCAACCCGCTGTCCACGCAGGACGACGTGGCGGCGGCGCTGGTGGGGCACTACGGGATTCCCGTCTTCGCCGTCCGGGGGGAGGATCGGGACACTTACTACGACCACATCCAGCGGGCTCTGGAGATCCGGCCACACGTCACGATGGACGACGGCGCCGACCTAGTGAGCACGCTGCACGCCCGGCGCACGGATTTGCTGGAGGGTGTGGTGGGCGGGACGGAGGAGACGACGACCGGCGTGGTCCGCCTGCGGGCGATGGCGCGGGACGGCGTGCTGCGCTACCCGATCGTGGCGGTCAACGACGCGAAGACCAAGCACTGGTTCGACAACCGCTACGGGACCGGGCAGTCTACGATCGACGGGCTGCTGCGGGCGACGAACCTGCTGCTGGCGGGGCGGCGTCTGGTGGTCTGCGGCTACGGGTCGTGCGGGCGCGGGGTGGCGTCCCGCGCGCGGGGGATGGGGGCGCACGTGATCGTCACGGAAATAAGCCCCCTCGCGGCGCTGGAGGCCGTGATGGAGGGATTCCCGGTGATGCCGATGTCCGAGGCCGCGCGCGTCGGCGAGATCTTCGTCACGGTGACCGGCAACCGTGATGTCCTGCGCAGAGAACACTTCGAGCTGATGCGGGACGGGGCGGTGTTGGCCAACGCCGGCCACTTCAACGTCGAGATCGACATCCCCGCGCTGGAGGCCATCAGCCGCTCCCGGCGGGCGGTACGCGAGCACGTCGAGGAGTTCACGTTGCCCGACGGCCGCCGCCTGTACCTGCTGGCCGAAGGACGGTTGCTGAACCTCGCGGCGGCCGAGGGCCACCCGGCGGCGGTGATGGACATGTCGTTCGCCAACCAGGCACTGTGCGTGGAGTGGCTGGCGCAAGAAGGCCGCAACCTGGAGCGGCGGGTGTATCCGGTGCCGGAGGAGATCGACCGGCGGGTCGCCTCCCTCAAGCTCGAGGCGATGGGCATCCGGATCGACGACCTCACCCCCGACCAGCGCCGCTACCTGGAGTCCTGGGAAGAGGGGACCTGA